A single Oncorhynchus mykiss isolate Arlee chromosome 22, USDA_OmykA_1.1, whole genome shotgun sequence DNA region contains:
- the LOC110501446 gene encoding transcription factor Sp3 isoform X2 → MTAPEQPVKQEEMAALDSCQREFLQQDGGTGDQPSPLALLAATCSKIGSPSSERDNGAAAVVTTNLTSIQLTGNPDRWEVLTPTTTVNEEPGAVHIQTQRIMTSNGQYVLPLQNLQSQPIFVTSGSDASANAVPNIQYIQTADGQQLSFSTSCVEGATLSQDATGQIQILPDGTQTISVTGAGDILTNNQNLISQTGHVQQIQGVSIGSSTFNNQGQVVTNVPMGLPGNITFVPINSVDLDSLGLSGAQTIATGVTSDGQLIMTSQPVDSSESLEKTADQLSQTLSVNDSNANSEMYLPTSSAQLPESIDEPGVLTQATEQTDPSGLQEGYIHQNHVQNIQVSSGQSIIQLQQVPVQTSDGQVVQAGGGQNVQLFNPGTFIIQAQTVTPSGQIQWQTFQVQGVQNLQNIQLPTNPAQQITLAPLQALSLGQGGAQQIPNLQTVTVNSLAQTGIHFQQAEDTDSPGDIQIKEEPDSENWQLGSDSTLNTSDLSHLRVRLVDEEDQLDEGGKRLRRVACTCPNCKEAGGRGSNMGKKKQHICHIPGCGKVYGKTSHLRAHLRWHSGERPFVCSWMYCGKRFTRSDELQRHRRTHTGEKKFVCPECSKRFMRSDHLAKHIKTHLNKKGVMNSVSSAVVASMESAGSSDSIITAGGTTLILTNIQQGSSNAQDILANAEIPLQLVTVAAGEVLAMAESQ, encoded by the exons ATGACTG CCCCAGAGCAGCCAGTGAAACAAGAGGAAATGGCTGCCTTGGACAGCTGTCAACGCGAGTTTCTGCAGCAAGACGGTGGCACAGGAGATCAG CCATCACCGCTTGCTCTGCTGGCAGCTACCTGCAGCAAGATCGGGTCGCCATCGTCAGAGAGGGATAACGGTGCTGCCGCTGTAGTG ACTACAAACCTAACATCCATCCAGTTAACAGGGAACCCAGATAGATGGGAGGTTTTGACCCCCACAACAACAGTGAACGAGGAACCTGGCGCGGTCCATATCCAGACTCAGCGGATTATGACATCAAACGGACAGTATGTTCTTCCTCTCCAGAACCTTCAGAGCCAACCGATCTTTGTGACATCAGGAAGCGACGCCTCCGCCAACGCAGTGCCTAACATTCAGTACATTCAGACAGCTGATGGACAGCAACTAAGCTTCTCCACCTCCTGTGTGGAGGGGGCCACTCTGAGCCAAGATGCCACAGGGCAGATCCAGATTTTGCCTGACGGAACTCAAACTATAAGTGTGACAGGGGCTGGAGACATCCTTACTAACAACCAAAACCTCATATCACAGACTGGTCATGTCCAGCAGATCCAGGGTGTTTCTATCGGCAGCTCCACCTTTAACAACCAGGGACAGGTTGTCACAAATGTGCCTATGGGGTTGCCAGGGAACATCACCTTTGTCCCCATTAACAGTGTGGACTTGGACTCTCTGGGCCTCTCTGGTGCTCAGACTATAGCAACAGGGGTCACTTCTGATGGCCAGCTAATCATGACCAGTCAGCCTGTAGACAGTTCTGAGAGTTTGGAGAAGACAGCTGACCAGCTCTCGCAAACTCTATCTGTAAATGACTCGAATGCTAACTCAGAAATGTATCTACCAACATCCTCGGCCCAGCTGCCTGAGAGCATAGATGAGCCGGGTGTTCTGACCCAAGCCACAGAGCAGACAGATCCCTCTGGTCTCCAGGAGGGCTACATTCATCAGAACCATGTTCAGAACATCCAGGTCTCCTCAGGCCAGTCCATCATCCAGCTGCAGCAAGTGCCGGTCCAGACCAGTGATGGTCAGGTGGTGCAGGCAGGAGGGGGGCAGAACGTGCAGCTCTTCAACCCAGGGACCTTCATCATCCAGGCCCAGACCGTCACTCCCTCAGGCCAGATCCAGTGGCAGACCTTTCAGGTGCAGGGGGTCCAGAACCTGCAGAACATCCAGCTGCCCACCAACCCAGCCCAGCAGATCACCCTGGCCCCATTGCAGGCCCTGTCTCTGGGCCAGGGAGGAGCGCAACAGATCCCCAACCTGCAGACTGTGACTGTTAACTCTTTGGCCCAGACAGGCATTCATTTCCAACAGGCAGAGGACACCGACAGCCCTGGAG ATATCCAGATAAAGGAGGAGCCGGACTCAGAGAACTGGCAGCTGGGCAGTGACTCCACTCTGAACACCAGTGACTTGTCCCACCTGCGGGTCAGGCTAGTGGACGAGGAGGACCAGCTCGACGAGGGGGGCAAGAGGCTACGAAGGGTGGCCTGCACCTGCCCCAACTGCAAAGAGGCTGGAGGGAG AGGATCCAATATGGGCAAGAAGAAGCAGCACATCTGTCACATTCCGGGCTGTGGGAAGGTGTACGGGAAGACATCCCACCTGCGAGCGCACCTGCGCTGGCACTCAGGGGAGCGGCCCTTCGTCTGCAGCTGGATGTACTGTGGGAAGAGGTTCACGCGTAGCGACGAACTGCAGAGACACcggagaacacacacag GGGAGAAGAAGTTTGTTTGCCCGGAGTGTTCCAAGCGCTTTATGCGGAGCGACCACCTGGCCAAGCACATTAAAACGCACTTGAACAAGAAAGGAGTCATGAACTCTGTGAGCAGCGCGGTGGTGGCCTCCATGGAGTCTGCGGGTTCGTCAGACAGCATCATCACGGCTGGCGGCACCACCCTCATCCTCACCAACATCCAGCAGGGCTCCAGTAACGCCCAGGACATTCTGGCCAACGCTGAGATCCCCCTGCAGCTAGTCACCGTAGCAGCCGGAGAAGTCTTAGCGATGGCCGAGTCACAGTGA
- the LOC110501446 gene encoding transcription factor Sp3 isoform X3, translating into MAALDSCQREFLQQDGGTGDQDTQPSPLALLAATCSKIGSPSSERDNGAAAVVTTNLTSIQLTGNPDRWEVLTPTTTVNEEPGAVHIQTQRIMTSNGQYVLPLQNLQSQPIFVTSGSDASANAVPNIQYIQTADGQQLSFSTSCVEGATLSQDATGQIQILPDGTQTISVTGAGDILTNNQNLISQTGHVQQIQGVSIGSSTFNNQGQVVTNVPMGLPGNITFVPINSVDLDSLGLSGAQTIATGVTSDGQLIMTSQPVDSSESLEKTADQLSQTLSVNDSNANSEMYLPTSSAQLPESIDEPGVLTQATEQTDPSGLQEGYIHQNHVQNIQVSSGQSIIQLQQVPVQTSDGQVVQAGGGQNVQLFNPGTFIIQAQTVTPSGQIQWQTFQVQGVQNLQNIQLPTNPAQQITLAPLQALSLGQGGAQQIPNLQTVTVNSLAQTGIHFQQAEDTDSPGDIQIKEEPDSENWQLGSDSTLNTSDLSHLRVRLVDEEDQLDEGGKRLRRVACTCPNCKEAGGRGSNMGKKKQHICHIPGCGKVYGKTSHLRAHLRWHSGERPFVCSWMYCGKRFTRSDELQRHRRTHTGEKKFVCPECSKRFMRSDHLAKHIKTHLNKKGVMNSVSSAVVASMESAGSSDSIITAGGTTLILTNIQQGSSNAQDILANAEIPLQLVTVAAGEVLAMAESQ; encoded by the exons ATGGCTGCCTTGGACAGCTGTCAACGCGAGTTTCTGCAGCAAGACGGTGGCACAGGAGATCAG GACACTCAGCCATCACCGCTTGCTCTGCTGGCAGCTACCTGCAGCAAGATCGGGTCGCCATCGTCAGAGAGGGATAACGGTGCTGCCGCTGTAGTG ACTACAAACCTAACATCCATCCAGTTAACAGGGAACCCAGATAGATGGGAGGTTTTGACCCCCACAACAACAGTGAACGAGGAACCTGGCGCGGTCCATATCCAGACTCAGCGGATTATGACATCAAACGGACAGTATGTTCTTCCTCTCCAGAACCTTCAGAGCCAACCGATCTTTGTGACATCAGGAAGCGACGCCTCCGCCAACGCAGTGCCTAACATTCAGTACATTCAGACAGCTGATGGACAGCAACTAAGCTTCTCCACCTCCTGTGTGGAGGGGGCCACTCTGAGCCAAGATGCCACAGGGCAGATCCAGATTTTGCCTGACGGAACTCAAACTATAAGTGTGACAGGGGCTGGAGACATCCTTACTAACAACCAAAACCTCATATCACAGACTGGTCATGTCCAGCAGATCCAGGGTGTTTCTATCGGCAGCTCCACCTTTAACAACCAGGGACAGGTTGTCACAAATGTGCCTATGGGGTTGCCAGGGAACATCACCTTTGTCCCCATTAACAGTGTGGACTTGGACTCTCTGGGCCTCTCTGGTGCTCAGACTATAGCAACAGGGGTCACTTCTGATGGCCAGCTAATCATGACCAGTCAGCCTGTAGACAGTTCTGAGAGTTTGGAGAAGACAGCTGACCAGCTCTCGCAAACTCTATCTGTAAATGACTCGAATGCTAACTCAGAAATGTATCTACCAACATCCTCGGCCCAGCTGCCTGAGAGCATAGATGAGCCGGGTGTTCTGACCCAAGCCACAGAGCAGACAGATCCCTCTGGTCTCCAGGAGGGCTACATTCATCAGAACCATGTTCAGAACATCCAGGTCTCCTCAGGCCAGTCCATCATCCAGCTGCAGCAAGTGCCGGTCCAGACCAGTGATGGTCAGGTGGTGCAGGCAGGAGGGGGGCAGAACGTGCAGCTCTTCAACCCAGGGACCTTCATCATCCAGGCCCAGACCGTCACTCCCTCAGGCCAGATCCAGTGGCAGACCTTTCAGGTGCAGGGGGTCCAGAACCTGCAGAACATCCAGCTGCCCACCAACCCAGCCCAGCAGATCACCCTGGCCCCATTGCAGGCCCTGTCTCTGGGCCAGGGAGGAGCGCAACAGATCCCCAACCTGCAGACTGTGACTGTTAACTCTTTGGCCCAGACAGGCATTCATTTCCAACAGGCAGAGGACACCGACAGCCCTGGAG ATATCCAGATAAAGGAGGAGCCGGACTCAGAGAACTGGCAGCTGGGCAGTGACTCCACTCTGAACACCAGTGACTTGTCCCACCTGCGGGTCAGGCTAGTGGACGAGGAGGACCAGCTCGACGAGGGGGGCAAGAGGCTACGAAGGGTGGCCTGCACCTGCCCCAACTGCAAAGAGGCTGGAGGGAG AGGATCCAATATGGGCAAGAAGAAGCAGCACATCTGTCACATTCCGGGCTGTGGGAAGGTGTACGGGAAGACATCCCACCTGCGAGCGCACCTGCGCTGGCACTCAGGGGAGCGGCCCTTCGTCTGCAGCTGGATGTACTGTGGGAAGAGGTTCACGCGTAGCGACGAACTGCAGAGACACcggagaacacacacag GGGAGAAGAAGTTTGTTTGCCCGGAGTGTTCCAAGCGCTTTATGCGGAGCGACCACCTGGCCAAGCACATTAAAACGCACTTGAACAAGAAAGGAGTCATGAACTCTGTGAGCAGCGCGGTGGTGGCCTCCATGGAGTCTGCGGGTTCGTCAGACAGCATCATCACGGCTGGCGGCACCACCCTCATCCTCACCAACATCCAGCAGGGCTCCAGTAACGCCCAGGACATTCTGGCCAACGCTGAGATCCCCCTGCAGCTAGTCACCGTAGCAGCCGGAGAAGTCTTAGCGATGGCCGAGTCACAGTGA
- the LOC110501446 gene encoding transcription factor Sp3 isoform X1 — MTAPEQPVKQEEMAALDSCQREFLQQDGGTGDQDTQPSPLALLAATCSKIGSPSSERDNGAAAVVTTNLTSIQLTGNPDRWEVLTPTTTVNEEPGAVHIQTQRIMTSNGQYVLPLQNLQSQPIFVTSGSDASANAVPNIQYIQTADGQQLSFSTSCVEGATLSQDATGQIQILPDGTQTISVTGAGDILTNNQNLISQTGHVQQIQGVSIGSSTFNNQGQVVTNVPMGLPGNITFVPINSVDLDSLGLSGAQTIATGVTSDGQLIMTSQPVDSSESLEKTADQLSQTLSVNDSNANSEMYLPTSSAQLPESIDEPGVLTQATEQTDPSGLQEGYIHQNHVQNIQVSSGQSIIQLQQVPVQTSDGQVVQAGGGQNVQLFNPGTFIIQAQTVTPSGQIQWQTFQVQGVQNLQNIQLPTNPAQQITLAPLQALSLGQGGAQQIPNLQTVTVNSLAQTGIHFQQAEDTDSPGDIQIKEEPDSENWQLGSDSTLNTSDLSHLRVRLVDEEDQLDEGGKRLRRVACTCPNCKEAGGRGSNMGKKKQHICHIPGCGKVYGKTSHLRAHLRWHSGERPFVCSWMYCGKRFTRSDELQRHRRTHTGEKKFVCPECSKRFMRSDHLAKHIKTHLNKKGVMNSVSSAVVASMESAGSSDSIITAGGTTLILTNIQQGSSNAQDILANAEIPLQLVTVAAGEVLAMAESQ; from the exons ATGACTG CCCCAGAGCAGCCAGTGAAACAAGAGGAAATGGCTGCCTTGGACAGCTGTCAACGCGAGTTTCTGCAGCAAGACGGTGGCACAGGAGATCAG GACACTCAGCCATCACCGCTTGCTCTGCTGGCAGCTACCTGCAGCAAGATCGGGTCGCCATCGTCAGAGAGGGATAACGGTGCTGCCGCTGTAGTG ACTACAAACCTAACATCCATCCAGTTAACAGGGAACCCAGATAGATGGGAGGTTTTGACCCCCACAACAACAGTGAACGAGGAACCTGGCGCGGTCCATATCCAGACTCAGCGGATTATGACATCAAACGGACAGTATGTTCTTCCTCTCCAGAACCTTCAGAGCCAACCGATCTTTGTGACATCAGGAAGCGACGCCTCCGCCAACGCAGTGCCTAACATTCAGTACATTCAGACAGCTGATGGACAGCAACTAAGCTTCTCCACCTCCTGTGTGGAGGGGGCCACTCTGAGCCAAGATGCCACAGGGCAGATCCAGATTTTGCCTGACGGAACTCAAACTATAAGTGTGACAGGGGCTGGAGACATCCTTACTAACAACCAAAACCTCATATCACAGACTGGTCATGTCCAGCAGATCCAGGGTGTTTCTATCGGCAGCTCCACCTTTAACAACCAGGGACAGGTTGTCACAAATGTGCCTATGGGGTTGCCAGGGAACATCACCTTTGTCCCCATTAACAGTGTGGACTTGGACTCTCTGGGCCTCTCTGGTGCTCAGACTATAGCAACAGGGGTCACTTCTGATGGCCAGCTAATCATGACCAGTCAGCCTGTAGACAGTTCTGAGAGTTTGGAGAAGACAGCTGACCAGCTCTCGCAAACTCTATCTGTAAATGACTCGAATGCTAACTCAGAAATGTATCTACCAACATCCTCGGCCCAGCTGCCTGAGAGCATAGATGAGCCGGGTGTTCTGACCCAAGCCACAGAGCAGACAGATCCCTCTGGTCTCCAGGAGGGCTACATTCATCAGAACCATGTTCAGAACATCCAGGTCTCCTCAGGCCAGTCCATCATCCAGCTGCAGCAAGTGCCGGTCCAGACCAGTGATGGTCAGGTGGTGCAGGCAGGAGGGGGGCAGAACGTGCAGCTCTTCAACCCAGGGACCTTCATCATCCAGGCCCAGACCGTCACTCCCTCAGGCCAGATCCAGTGGCAGACCTTTCAGGTGCAGGGGGTCCAGAACCTGCAGAACATCCAGCTGCCCACCAACCCAGCCCAGCAGATCACCCTGGCCCCATTGCAGGCCCTGTCTCTGGGCCAGGGAGGAGCGCAACAGATCCCCAACCTGCAGACTGTGACTGTTAACTCTTTGGCCCAGACAGGCATTCATTTCCAACAGGCAGAGGACACCGACAGCCCTGGAG ATATCCAGATAAAGGAGGAGCCGGACTCAGAGAACTGGCAGCTGGGCAGTGACTCCACTCTGAACACCAGTGACTTGTCCCACCTGCGGGTCAGGCTAGTGGACGAGGAGGACCAGCTCGACGAGGGGGGCAAGAGGCTACGAAGGGTGGCCTGCACCTGCCCCAACTGCAAAGAGGCTGGAGGGAG AGGATCCAATATGGGCAAGAAGAAGCAGCACATCTGTCACATTCCGGGCTGTGGGAAGGTGTACGGGAAGACATCCCACCTGCGAGCGCACCTGCGCTGGCACTCAGGGGAGCGGCCCTTCGTCTGCAGCTGGATGTACTGTGGGAAGAGGTTCACGCGTAGCGACGAACTGCAGAGACACcggagaacacacacag GGGAGAAGAAGTTTGTTTGCCCGGAGTGTTCCAAGCGCTTTATGCGGAGCGACCACCTGGCCAAGCACATTAAAACGCACTTGAACAAGAAAGGAGTCATGAACTCTGTGAGCAGCGCGGTGGTGGCCTCCATGGAGTCTGCGGGTTCGTCAGACAGCATCATCACGGCTGGCGGCACCACCCTCATCCTCACCAACATCCAGCAGGGCTCCAGTAACGCCCAGGACATTCTGGCCAACGCTGAGATCCCCCTGCAGCTAGTCACCGTAGCAGCCGGAGAAGTCTTAGCGATGGCCGAGTCACAGTGA
- the LOC110501446 gene encoding transcription factor Sp3 isoform X5, whose protein sequence is MTAPEQPVKQEEMAALDSCQREFLQQDGGTGDQTTNLTSIQLTGNPDRWEVLTPTTTVNEEPGAVHIQTQRIMTSNGQYVLPLQNLQSQPIFVTSGSDASANAVPNIQYIQTADGQQLSFSTSCVEGATLSQDATGQIQILPDGTQTISVTGAGDILTNNQNLISQTGHVQQIQGVSIGSSTFNNQGQVVTNVPMGLPGNITFVPINSVDLDSLGLSGAQTIATGVTSDGQLIMTSQPVDSSESLEKTADQLSQTLSVNDSNANSEMYLPTSSAQLPESIDEPGVLTQATEQTDPSGLQEGYIHQNHVQNIQVSSGQSIIQLQQVPVQTSDGQVVQAGGGQNVQLFNPGTFIIQAQTVTPSGQIQWQTFQVQGVQNLQNIQLPTNPAQQITLAPLQALSLGQGGAQQIPNLQTVTVNSLAQTGIHFQQAEDTDSPGDIQIKEEPDSENWQLGSDSTLNTSDLSHLRVRLVDEEDQLDEGGKRLRRVACTCPNCKEAGGRGSNMGKKKQHICHIPGCGKVYGKTSHLRAHLRWHSGERPFVCSWMYCGKRFTRSDELQRHRRTHTGEKKFVCPECSKRFMRSDHLAKHIKTHLNKKGVMNSVSSAVVASMESAGSSDSIITAGGTTLILTNIQQGSSNAQDILANAEIPLQLVTVAAGEVLAMAESQ, encoded by the exons ATGACTG CCCCAGAGCAGCCAGTGAAACAAGAGGAAATGGCTGCCTTGGACAGCTGTCAACGCGAGTTTCTGCAGCAAGACGGTGGCACAGGAGATCAG ACTACAAACCTAACATCCATCCAGTTAACAGGGAACCCAGATAGATGGGAGGTTTTGACCCCCACAACAACAGTGAACGAGGAACCTGGCGCGGTCCATATCCAGACTCAGCGGATTATGACATCAAACGGACAGTATGTTCTTCCTCTCCAGAACCTTCAGAGCCAACCGATCTTTGTGACATCAGGAAGCGACGCCTCCGCCAACGCAGTGCCTAACATTCAGTACATTCAGACAGCTGATGGACAGCAACTAAGCTTCTCCACCTCCTGTGTGGAGGGGGCCACTCTGAGCCAAGATGCCACAGGGCAGATCCAGATTTTGCCTGACGGAACTCAAACTATAAGTGTGACAGGGGCTGGAGACATCCTTACTAACAACCAAAACCTCATATCACAGACTGGTCATGTCCAGCAGATCCAGGGTGTTTCTATCGGCAGCTCCACCTTTAACAACCAGGGACAGGTTGTCACAAATGTGCCTATGGGGTTGCCAGGGAACATCACCTTTGTCCCCATTAACAGTGTGGACTTGGACTCTCTGGGCCTCTCTGGTGCTCAGACTATAGCAACAGGGGTCACTTCTGATGGCCAGCTAATCATGACCAGTCAGCCTGTAGACAGTTCTGAGAGTTTGGAGAAGACAGCTGACCAGCTCTCGCAAACTCTATCTGTAAATGACTCGAATGCTAACTCAGAAATGTATCTACCAACATCCTCGGCCCAGCTGCCTGAGAGCATAGATGAGCCGGGTGTTCTGACCCAAGCCACAGAGCAGACAGATCCCTCTGGTCTCCAGGAGGGCTACATTCATCAGAACCATGTTCAGAACATCCAGGTCTCCTCAGGCCAGTCCATCATCCAGCTGCAGCAAGTGCCGGTCCAGACCAGTGATGGTCAGGTGGTGCAGGCAGGAGGGGGGCAGAACGTGCAGCTCTTCAACCCAGGGACCTTCATCATCCAGGCCCAGACCGTCACTCCCTCAGGCCAGATCCAGTGGCAGACCTTTCAGGTGCAGGGGGTCCAGAACCTGCAGAACATCCAGCTGCCCACCAACCCAGCCCAGCAGATCACCCTGGCCCCATTGCAGGCCCTGTCTCTGGGCCAGGGAGGAGCGCAACAGATCCCCAACCTGCAGACTGTGACTGTTAACTCTTTGGCCCAGACAGGCATTCATTTCCAACAGGCAGAGGACACCGACAGCCCTGGAG ATATCCAGATAAAGGAGGAGCCGGACTCAGAGAACTGGCAGCTGGGCAGTGACTCCACTCTGAACACCAGTGACTTGTCCCACCTGCGGGTCAGGCTAGTGGACGAGGAGGACCAGCTCGACGAGGGGGGCAAGAGGCTACGAAGGGTGGCCTGCACCTGCCCCAACTGCAAAGAGGCTGGAGGGAG AGGATCCAATATGGGCAAGAAGAAGCAGCACATCTGTCACATTCCGGGCTGTGGGAAGGTGTACGGGAAGACATCCCACCTGCGAGCGCACCTGCGCTGGCACTCAGGGGAGCGGCCCTTCGTCTGCAGCTGGATGTACTGTGGGAAGAGGTTCACGCGTAGCGACGAACTGCAGAGACACcggagaacacacacag GGGAGAAGAAGTTTGTTTGCCCGGAGTGTTCCAAGCGCTTTATGCGGAGCGACCACCTGGCCAAGCACATTAAAACGCACTTGAACAAGAAAGGAGTCATGAACTCTGTGAGCAGCGCGGTGGTGGCCTCCATGGAGTCTGCGGGTTCGTCAGACAGCATCATCACGGCTGGCGGCACCACCCTCATCCTCACCAACATCCAGCAGGGCTCCAGTAACGCCCAGGACATTCTGGCCAACGCTGAGATCCCCCTGCAGCTAGTCACCGTAGCAGCCGGAGAAGTCTTAGCGATGGCCGAGTCACAGTGA
- the LOC110501446 gene encoding transcription factor Sp3 isoform X6: MAALDSCQREFLQQDGGTGDQTTNLTSIQLTGNPDRWEVLTPTTTVNEEPGAVHIQTQRIMTSNGQYVLPLQNLQSQPIFVTSGSDASANAVPNIQYIQTADGQQLSFSTSCVEGATLSQDATGQIQILPDGTQTISVTGAGDILTNNQNLISQTGHVQQIQGVSIGSSTFNNQGQVVTNVPMGLPGNITFVPINSVDLDSLGLSGAQTIATGVTSDGQLIMTSQPVDSSESLEKTADQLSQTLSVNDSNANSEMYLPTSSAQLPESIDEPGVLTQATEQTDPSGLQEGYIHQNHVQNIQVSSGQSIIQLQQVPVQTSDGQVVQAGGGQNVQLFNPGTFIIQAQTVTPSGQIQWQTFQVQGVQNLQNIQLPTNPAQQITLAPLQALSLGQGGAQQIPNLQTVTVNSLAQTGIHFQQAEDTDSPGDIQIKEEPDSENWQLGSDSTLNTSDLSHLRVRLVDEEDQLDEGGKRLRRVACTCPNCKEAGGRGSNMGKKKQHICHIPGCGKVYGKTSHLRAHLRWHSGERPFVCSWMYCGKRFTRSDELQRHRRTHTGEKKFVCPECSKRFMRSDHLAKHIKTHLNKKGVMNSVSSAVVASMESAGSSDSIITAGGTTLILTNIQQGSSNAQDILANAEIPLQLVTVAAGEVLAMAESQ; encoded by the exons ATGGCTGCCTTGGACAGCTGTCAACGCGAGTTTCTGCAGCAAGACGGTGGCACAGGAGATCAG ACTACAAACCTAACATCCATCCAGTTAACAGGGAACCCAGATAGATGGGAGGTTTTGACCCCCACAACAACAGTGAACGAGGAACCTGGCGCGGTCCATATCCAGACTCAGCGGATTATGACATCAAACGGACAGTATGTTCTTCCTCTCCAGAACCTTCAGAGCCAACCGATCTTTGTGACATCAGGAAGCGACGCCTCCGCCAACGCAGTGCCTAACATTCAGTACATTCAGACAGCTGATGGACAGCAACTAAGCTTCTCCACCTCCTGTGTGGAGGGGGCCACTCTGAGCCAAGATGCCACAGGGCAGATCCAGATTTTGCCTGACGGAACTCAAACTATAAGTGTGACAGGGGCTGGAGACATCCTTACTAACAACCAAAACCTCATATCACAGACTGGTCATGTCCAGCAGATCCAGGGTGTTTCTATCGGCAGCTCCACCTTTAACAACCAGGGACAGGTTGTCACAAATGTGCCTATGGGGTTGCCAGGGAACATCACCTTTGTCCCCATTAACAGTGTGGACTTGGACTCTCTGGGCCTCTCTGGTGCTCAGACTATAGCAACAGGGGTCACTTCTGATGGCCAGCTAATCATGACCAGTCAGCCTGTAGACAGTTCTGAGAGTTTGGAGAAGACAGCTGACCAGCTCTCGCAAACTCTATCTGTAAATGACTCGAATGCTAACTCAGAAATGTATCTACCAACATCCTCGGCCCAGCTGCCTGAGAGCATAGATGAGCCGGGTGTTCTGACCCAAGCCACAGAGCAGACAGATCCCTCTGGTCTCCAGGAGGGCTACATTCATCAGAACCATGTTCAGAACATCCAGGTCTCCTCAGGCCAGTCCATCATCCAGCTGCAGCAAGTGCCGGTCCAGACCAGTGATGGTCAGGTGGTGCAGGCAGGAGGGGGGCAGAACGTGCAGCTCTTCAACCCAGGGACCTTCATCATCCAGGCCCAGACCGTCACTCCCTCAGGCCAGATCCAGTGGCAGACCTTTCAGGTGCAGGGGGTCCAGAACCTGCAGAACATCCAGCTGCCCACCAACCCAGCCCAGCAGATCACCCTGGCCCCATTGCAGGCCCTGTCTCTGGGCCAGGGAGGAGCGCAACAGATCCCCAACCTGCAGACTGTGACTGTTAACTCTTTGGCCCAGACAGGCATTCATTTCCAACAGGCAGAGGACACCGACAGCCCTGGAG ATATCCAGATAAAGGAGGAGCCGGACTCAGAGAACTGGCAGCTGGGCAGTGACTCCACTCTGAACACCAGTGACTTGTCCCACCTGCGGGTCAGGCTAGTGGACGAGGAGGACCAGCTCGACGAGGGGGGCAAGAGGCTACGAAGGGTGGCCTGCACCTGCCCCAACTGCAAAGAGGCTGGAGGGAG AGGATCCAATATGGGCAAGAAGAAGCAGCACATCTGTCACATTCCGGGCTGTGGGAAGGTGTACGGGAAGACATCCCACCTGCGAGCGCACCTGCGCTGGCACTCAGGGGAGCGGCCCTTCGTCTGCAGCTGGATGTACTGTGGGAAGAGGTTCACGCGTAGCGACGAACTGCAGAGACACcggagaacacacacag GGGAGAAGAAGTTTGTTTGCCCGGAGTGTTCCAAGCGCTTTATGCGGAGCGACCACCTGGCCAAGCACATTAAAACGCACTTGAACAAGAAAGGAGTCATGAACTCTGTGAGCAGCGCGGTGGTGGCCTCCATGGAGTCTGCGGGTTCGTCAGACAGCATCATCACGGCTGGCGGCACCACCCTCATCCTCACCAACATCCAGCAGGGCTCCAGTAACGCCCAGGACATTCTGGCCAACGCTGAGATCCCCCTGCAGCTAGTCACCGTAGCAGCCGGAGAAGTCTTAGCGATGGCCGAGTCACAGTGA